A genomic region of Zea mays cultivar B73 chromosome 6, Zm-B73-REFERENCE-NAM-5.0, whole genome shotgun sequence contains the following coding sequences:
- the LOC109939231 gene encoding uncharacterized protein translates to MSSRKHHELPEGGAGGSGAGRVAVWDTGSSLYDSYELAAVRRLLDKRLLALRDAEETRGKGRQLVVVPVVSSRGVHHRRKATLRALFRAVATCAARPRQAPPLACACAAGMVHDHQGGSAVEPEDLPSHGQL, encoded by the coding sequence ATGTCGTCGCGGAAGCATCATGAGCTGCCGGAGGGAGGAGCAGGGGGAAGCGGCGCCGGCCGCGTGGCGGTGTGGGACACCGGGAGCTCCCTGTACGACTCGTACGAGCTGGCCGCCGTGCGCCGGCTCCTCGACAAGCGCCTCCTTGCCCTCCGCGACGCTGAAGAGACGAGGGGCAAGGGCAGGCAACTGGTGGTCGTGCCGGTCGTCAGCAGCAGGGGGGTCCACCACAGAAGGAAGGCCACGCTGAGGGCGCTCTTCAGGGCGGTGGCCACCTGTGCGGCCCGGCCGAGGCAGGCGCCGCCGCTCGCCTGTGCCTGCGCTGCTGGCATGGTCCATGACCACCAGGGTGGTTCCGCGGTCGAGCCGGAGGATCTGCCGTCCCACGGTCAACTTTGA